The following coding sequences lie in one Xanthomonas hyacinthi genomic window:
- a CDS encoding 3-hydroxyacyl-CoA dehydrogenase NAD-binding domain-containing protein, translating to MLSGFDGLRFSHWQADIRDDGVVVLSLDRQDAPVNALSQDLLLELGDLLERIAIDPPKGVVIRSAKANGFIAGADLKEFQEFDRRGTVNDAIRRGQATFQKLAELPCPTVAAIHGFCMGGGTEIALACRYRVASSDGATRIGLPETKLGIFPGWGGSARLPRLIGAPAAMDLMLTGRTVSASAARAMGLVDTVAAPALLLDTAVALALTGSARPFKQRASAWATNTWPARKLLAPQMRKQVARKARKEHYPAPYALIGVWERSGGGGIQARLDAERKAVVKLASTPTARNLIRIFFLTERLKALGGKDHGIRHVHVVGAGVMGGDIAAWSAYKGFEVTLQDREQRFIDGALSRAGELFAKRVKDDSKRPAVAARLKGDLAGDGVPVADLVIEAIIENPQAKRELYQSLEPRMQPDALLGTNTSSIPLTELREHIQRPAQFAGLHYFNPVAQMPLVEIVCHDGLAADNQKRLAAFCKAIDKLPVPVAGTPGFLVNRVLFPYLLEAATAYAEGIPGPAIDKAAVQFGMPLGPIELIDTVGLDVAAGVGAELAPFLGLPIPAALQTVEPGKRGKKDGQGLYAWENGRAKKPDVAKDYQAPTDLQDRLILPLLNEAVACLHEGVVADADLLDAGVIFGTGFAPFRGGPIQHIRAAGADALLERLRALQARYGERFAPRPGWEAPALREPVA from the coding sequence ATGCTCTCAGGCTTCGACGGGCTGCGATTCAGTCACTGGCAAGCGGATATCCGCGACGACGGCGTCGTCGTGCTCAGCCTCGACCGCCAGGACGCGCCCGTCAACGCGCTGTCGCAGGACCTGCTGCTGGAACTGGGCGACCTGCTCGAGCGCATCGCCATCGACCCGCCCAAGGGCGTGGTGATCCGCTCGGCCAAGGCCAACGGTTTCATCGCCGGCGCGGACCTGAAGGAATTCCAGGAATTCGACCGCCGCGGCACCGTCAACGACGCGATCCGCCGCGGCCAGGCCACGTTCCAGAAGCTGGCCGAGCTGCCCTGCCCCACGGTCGCCGCGATCCACGGCTTCTGCATGGGCGGCGGCACCGAGATCGCGCTGGCCTGCCGCTACCGGGTCGCCTCCAGCGACGGCGCCACGCGCATCGGCCTGCCCGAGACCAAGCTCGGCATCTTTCCCGGCTGGGGCGGCAGCGCGCGCCTGCCGCGGCTGATCGGCGCGCCGGCGGCAATGGATCTGATGCTGACCGGGCGCACCGTGTCGGCGTCGGCGGCGCGGGCGATGGGCCTGGTCGACACGGTCGCCGCGCCGGCGCTGCTGCTCGATACCGCGGTGGCGCTGGCCTTGACCGGCAGCGCGCGCCCGTTCAAGCAGCGCGCCAGCGCCTGGGCCACCAACACCTGGCCGGCGCGCAAACTGCTGGCGCCGCAGATGCGCAAGCAGGTCGCACGCAAGGCGCGCAAGGAACACTACCCCGCGCCGTACGCGCTGATCGGCGTGTGGGAGCGCAGCGGCGGCGGCGGCATCCAGGCGCGGCTGGACGCCGAGCGCAAGGCCGTGGTCAAGCTGGCGAGCACGCCGACCGCGCGCAACCTGATCCGCATCTTCTTCCTTACCGAACGGCTCAAGGCGCTGGGCGGGAAGGACCATGGCATCCGCCACGTGCACGTGGTCGGCGCCGGGGTGATGGGCGGCGACATCGCCGCCTGGTCGGCCTACAAGGGCTTCGAGGTGACGCTGCAGGATCGCGAGCAGCGCTTCATCGATGGCGCCTTGAGCCGCGCCGGCGAACTGTTCGCCAAGCGGGTCAAGGACGACAGCAAGCGCCCGGCGGTGGCGGCGCGGCTGAAGGGCGACCTGGCCGGCGACGGCGTGCCGGTGGCCGACCTGGTGATCGAGGCGATCATCGAGAACCCGCAGGCCAAGCGCGAGCTGTACCAGTCGCTGGAACCGCGGATGCAGCCGGACGCGCTGCTCGGCACCAACACCTCCTCGATCCCGCTGACCGAACTGCGCGAGCACATCCAGCGCCCGGCGCAATTCGCCGGCCTGCACTACTTCAACCCGGTCGCGCAGATGCCGCTGGTGGAGATCGTCTGCCACGACGGCCTGGCCGCCGACAACCAGAAGCGGCTGGCCGCCTTCTGCAAGGCGATCGACAAGCTGCCGGTGCCGGTCGCCGGCACGCCCGGCTTCCTGGTCAACCGGGTGCTGTTCCCGTACCTGCTGGAGGCGGCGACCGCCTATGCCGAAGGCATCCCCGGCCCGGCGATCGACAAGGCCGCGGTGCAGTTCGGCATGCCGCTGGGGCCGATCGAATTGATCGACACCGTGGGCCTGGACGTGGCCGCCGGGGTCGGCGCGGAACTGGCACCGTTCCTGGGCCTGCCGATTCCCGCCGCGCTGCAGACCGTGGAGCCGGGCAAGCGCGGCAAGAAGGACGGCCAGGGCCTGTACGCCTGGGAGAACGGGCGTGCGAAAAAACCGGACGTGGCCAAGGACTACCAGGCACCGACCGACCTGCAAGACCGCCTGATCCTGCCGCTGCTCAACGAAGCGGTGGCGTGCCTGCACGAGGGCGTGGTCGCCGATGCCGACCTGCTCGACGCCGGGGTGATCTTCGGCACCGGCTTCGCCCCGTTCCGCGGCGGCCCGATCCAGCACATCCGTGCGGCCGGCGCCGACGCGTTGCTGGAGCGGCTGCGCGCGCTGCAGGCGCGCTATGGCGAACGCTTCGCGCCGCGCCCGGGCTGGGAGGCGCCGGCGCTGCGCGAGCCGGTGGCCTGA
- the rpoE gene encoding RNA polymerase sigma factor RpoE, translated as MADVETPQELDLELVRRVQRGESAAFDVLVRKYQHRIVGLIGRYIADWSECQDVAQDTFIRAYRAMGNFRGDAQFSTWLHRIAVNTAKNHLVAHNRRPPTDDVDVLDAEQFDSGTRLRDTDTPERELMRQELEQTVMKAVNALPEELRTAITLREVDGMSYEDIAQKMGCPIGTVRSRIFRARDAIDAELRPLLDTDSATRERHRV; from the coding sequence ATGGCCGATGTCGAAACACCTCAGGAGCTGGACCTGGAACTGGTCCGGCGCGTGCAGCGCGGCGAGAGCGCGGCGTTCGATGTGCTGGTGCGCAAGTACCAACACCGGATCGTCGGCCTGATCGGGCGCTACATCGCCGACTGGAGCGAATGTCAGGACGTGGCCCAGGACACCTTCATCCGCGCCTACCGCGCGATGGGGAACTTCCGCGGCGACGCCCAGTTCTCCACATGGTTGCACCGGATCGCCGTGAACACCGCCAAGAACCACCTGGTTGCGCACAACCGCAGGCCGCCCACCGACGACGTCGACGTGCTCGACGCCGAGCAGTTCGACAGCGGCACGCGCTTGCGCGACACCGACACGCCCGAGCGCGAACTGATGCGCCAGGAGCTGGAACAGACGGTGATGAAGGCGGTGAATGCATTGCCGGAAGAATTGCGTACCGCCATCACCCTGCGCGAGGTGGACGGGATGAGCTACGAGGACATCGCGCAGAAGATGGGTTGCCCGATCGGCACGGTGCGCTCGCGCATCTTCCGTGCGCGGGACGCCATCGACGCCGAACTCCGTCCCCTGCTGGATACCGACAGCGCCACTCGTGAGCGACACCGCGTATGA
- a CDS encoding sigma-E factor negative regulatory protein, producing MTDSTPIPQSEPTPGATPPDKFELHYRQQLSALIDGELPADEARFVLRRLQHDEELSGCHERWQLCGDILRGRVCMPAPADFGERVRQAVAAEAQRAEVARASDAAGSRRAWRWGGSAALAASVAAIALFMTRERLPDAAPAAPAAQLASSASSASAAPATPIAVPQVPTPAPAPADPQGDLGAAVAAAPAVAIAANRRQDAAARRGATRTQQAARSSAARAAEPLRAIAAAAPLRPAATALPLTATAVDPVLAQQPAGDPFAHQVAPLQARPWPRSALAPAASGGEFTASFPRQGAAAFYPFEPRLPADAASAPLPQQP from the coding sequence ATGACCGATAGCACTCCCATTCCCCAGTCCGAGCCGACCCCCGGCGCCACGCCGCCGGACAAGTTCGAACTGCATTACCGGCAGCAGCTGTCGGCGCTGATCGACGGCGAGCTGCCGGCCGACGAGGCGCGCTTCGTGCTGCGCCGGCTGCAGCACGACGAGGAACTGTCCGGCTGCCACGAACGCTGGCAACTGTGCGGCGACATCCTGCGCGGCCGCGTGTGCATGCCGGCGCCGGCCGATTTCGGCGAGCGTGTGCGCCAGGCGGTGGCGGCCGAGGCGCAACGCGCCGAGGTGGCACGCGCCAGCGATGCCGCCGGCAGCCGCCGCGCGTGGCGCTGGGGCGGCAGCGCGGCGCTGGCGGCATCGGTCGCGGCGATCGCCTTGTTCATGACCCGCGAGCGCCTGCCCGATGCAGCGCCGGCCGCGCCGGCGGCACAGCTCGCCAGTTCCGCTTCTTCTGCCTCCGCTGCGCCTGCGACCCCCATTGCGGTCCCGCAGGTGCCGACGCCGGCGCCGGCGCCGGCGGATCCGCAGGGCGACCTCGGCGCGGCCGTCGCCGCGGCGCCGGCGGTGGCCATCGCCGCGAACCGGCGCCAGGATGCCGCCGCCCGGCGCGGCGCGACCCGCACCCAGCAGGCCGCGCGCAGCAGCGCTGCGCGCGCGGCCGAGCCGCTGCGCGCGATTGCCGCCGCGGCACCATTGCGGCCTGCTGCGACCGCATTGCCGCTGACCGCCACGGCGGTGGACCCGGTGCTCGCGCAGCAACCCGCCGGCGATCCGTTCGCGCACCAGGTCGCACCGCTGCAGGCCCGGCCATGGCCACGCTCGGCGCTGGCGCCGGCCGCGTCCGGCGGCGAGTTCACCGCCAGTTTCCCGCGCCAGGGCGCGGCGGCGTTCTATCCGTTCGAGCCGCGGCTGCCGGCCGACGCGGCGTCCGCGCCGTTGCCGCAGCAGCCTTGA
- a CDS encoding DegQ family serine endoprotease, whose product MTHRIRNHLLGVLALTLPLAACAQQPESAAPAAVAPAARAAPAPQLVAGLPDFTNLVEQVGPGVVNVETTISRKAAATRSGAGGMPDDAQIPEFFRRFFGPDGMPGQPGMPGQPQAPDDDAAPPGGRSMGSGFIISPDGYVLTNHHVVDGASEVKVKLTDRREFTAKVVGSDQQYDVALLKIDGKNLPTVRVGDSNTLKPGQWVVAIGSPFGLDHSVTAGIVSATGRSNPYADQRYVPFIQTDVAINQGNSGGPLLNTRGEVVGINSQIFSASGGYMGISFAIPIDLAMSAVEQIKKTGKVSRGMLGVTMQPNISDVEAKGLGLSDTRGALVNGVQPGSGAARAGIAPGDFIVAFNGQKINTREDLPPLVGMLAPGSKARVTVIRDGKPRDISVTLSELSDDGVAMGQQQPGRGGAAPAPQAAESSALGISVEEIPAPVRQTLGLRADEGVQVAQVSRAVASKSQLRPGMIVLQVGRTPVSNAAQFRKLTAGAKKGDVVMLLVRAPGSPASQFIAISVD is encoded by the coding sequence ATGACTCACCGTATCCGCAACCATCTGCTGGGCGTGTTGGCCCTGACCCTGCCGCTGGCCGCCTGCGCACAGCAGCCCGAGTCGGCCGCGCCCGCCGCCGTGGCGCCGGCCGCGCGCGCCGCGCCAGCGCCGCAGCTGGTCGCCGGCCTGCCCGATTTCACCAACCTGGTCGAACAGGTCGGGCCGGGCGTGGTCAACGTCGAGACCACCATCAGCCGCAAGGCCGCGGCCACGCGCAGCGGCGCCGGCGGCATGCCCGACGATGCGCAGATCCCCGAATTCTTCCGCCGCTTCTTCGGGCCGGACGGGATGCCCGGGCAGCCGGGCATGCCGGGCCAGCCGCAAGCGCCGGACGATGACGCCGCCCCCCCCGGCGGCCGTTCGATGGGCTCGGGCTTCATCATCTCGCCGGACGGCTACGTGCTGACCAACCACCATGTGGTCGATGGCGCCAGCGAGGTCAAGGTCAAGCTGACCGACCGCCGCGAGTTCACCGCCAAGGTGGTCGGCAGCGACCAGCAGTACGACGTGGCGCTGCTGAAGATCGACGGCAAGAACCTGCCAACGGTGCGCGTGGGCGACTCCAACACGCTCAAGCCCGGCCAGTGGGTGGTCGCGATCGGTTCGCCGTTCGGCCTGGACCACTCGGTCACCGCCGGCATCGTCAGCGCCACCGGGCGCAGCAACCCGTACGCCGACCAGCGCTACGTGCCGTTCATCCAGACCGACGTGGCGATCAACCAGGGCAATTCCGGCGGCCCGCTGCTCAATACCCGCGGCGAGGTGGTCGGCATCAACTCGCAGATCTTCTCCGCGTCCGGCGGCTACATGGGCATCAGCTTCGCGATCCCGATCGACCTGGCGATGAGCGCGGTCGAGCAGATCAAGAAGACCGGCAAGGTCAGCCGCGGCATGCTCGGGGTGACCATGCAGCCGAACATCAGCGATGTGGAGGCCAAGGGCCTGGGCCTGAGCGACACGCGCGGCGCGCTGGTCAACGGCGTGCAGCCGGGCAGCGGCGCGGCCAGGGCCGGGATCGCGCCGGGCGACTTCATCGTTGCCTTCAACGGGCAGAAGATCAACACGCGCGAGGACCTGCCGCCGCTGGTGGGCATGCTGGCGCCGGGCAGCAAGGCGCGGGTCACCGTGATCCGCGACGGCAAGCCGCGCGACATCAGCGTGACCCTGAGCGAGCTCAGCGACGATGGCGTGGCGATGGGCCAGCAGCAGCCGGGCCGCGGTGGCGCGGCGCCGGCGCCGCAGGCCGCGGAGAGCAGCGCGCTGGGCATCAGCGTGGAGGAGATCCCGGCGCCGGTGCGGCAGACGCTCGGGCTGCGCGCCGACGAGGGCGTGCAGGTGGCGCAGGTGAGCCGCGCGGTGGCGAGCAAGTCGCAGTTGCGCCCGGGCATGATCGTGCTGCAGGTCGGGCGCACTCCGGTGTCCAATGCGGCGCAGTTCCGCAAGCTGACCGCCGGTGCGAAGAAGGGCGACGTGGTGATGCTGCTGGTGCGTGCGCCGGGTAGCCCGGCCAGCCAGTTCATCGCGATCAGCGTCGACTGA
- the lepA gene encoding translation elongation factor 4: MRNIRNFSIIAHVDHGKSTLADRIIQLCGGLQAREMEAQVLDSNPIERERGITIKAQSVSLPYTAKDGQVYQLNFIDTPGHVDFSYEVSRSLAACEGALLVVDAAQGVEAQSVANCYTAVEQGLEVVPVLNKIDLPTADIARAKAEIEAVIGIDAEDAVAVSAKTGFNVDLVLEAIVQRIPPPKPRDTDKLQALIIDSWFDNYLGVVSLVRVMQGEIKPGSKILVMSTGRTHLVDKVGVFTPKRKELAALGAGEVGWINASIKDVHGAPVGDTLTLAADPAPHALPGFQEMQPRVFAGLFPVDAEDYPDLREALDKLRLNDAALRFEPESSEAMGFGFRCGFLGMLHMEIVQERLEREYDLNLISTAPTVVYEVLKTDGSVIPMDNPSKLPPLNNVEEIREPIIRANILTPPDYVGNIITLCEEKRGSQIGINYLGSQVQISYELPMAEVVLDFFDKLKSVSRGYASLDYHFLRFDAGPFVRVDTLINGDKVDALSIIVHRSHADRRGRELCEKMKELIPRQMFDVAIQAAVGSQIISRSTVKAMRKNVLAKCYGGDVSRKKKLLEKQKEGKKRMKQVGRVEIPQEAFLAVLQMDK, translated from the coding sequence ATGCGGAACATCCGCAATTTCTCCATCATCGCCCACGTCGACCATGGCAAATCGACCCTGGCCGATCGCATCATCCAGCTCTGTGGCGGCCTGCAGGCGCGCGAGATGGAAGCGCAGGTGCTCGACTCCAACCCGATCGAGCGCGAACGCGGCATCACCATCAAGGCGCAGTCGGTGTCCCTGCCGTACACGGCCAAGGACGGGCAGGTCTACCAGCTGAACTTCATCGACACCCCCGGCCACGTCGACTTCTCCTACGAGGTCAGCCGCTCGCTGGCCGCCTGCGAGGGCGCGCTGCTGGTGGTCGACGCCGCGCAAGGCGTGGAAGCGCAGTCGGTGGCCAACTGCTACACCGCGGTGGAGCAGGGCCTGGAAGTGGTACCGGTGCTCAACAAGATCGACCTGCCCACCGCCGACATCGCCCGCGCCAAGGCCGAGATCGAGGCGGTGATCGGCATCGACGCCGAGGACGCGGTGGCGGTCAGCGCCAAGACCGGGTTCAACGTGGACCTGGTGCTGGAAGCGATCGTGCAGCGCATTCCGCCGCCCAAGCCGCGCGACACCGACAAGCTGCAGGCGCTGATCATCGACTCGTGGTTCGACAACTACCTGGGCGTGGTCTCGCTGGTGCGGGTGATGCAGGGCGAGATCAAGCCGGGCAGCAAGATCCTGGTGATGTCCACCGGCCGCACCCACCTGGTCGACAAGGTCGGCGTGTTCACCCCCAAGCGCAAGGAGCTGGCCGCGCTGGGCGCCGGCGAAGTGGGCTGGATCAACGCCTCGATCAAGGACGTGCACGGCGCGCCGGTCGGCGACACCCTGACCCTGGCCGCCGACCCGGCGCCGCATGCGCTGCCCGGCTTCCAGGAAATGCAGCCGCGCGTGTTCGCCGGCCTGTTCCCGGTCGATGCCGAGGACTACCCGGACCTGCGCGAGGCGCTGGACAAGCTGCGCCTCAACGACGCGGCGCTGCGCTTCGAGCCGGAAAGCTCCGAGGCGATGGGCTTCGGCTTCCGCTGCGGCTTCCTCGGCATGCTGCACATGGAGATCGTGCAGGAACGGCTGGAGCGCGAGTACGACCTCAACCTGATCTCGACCGCGCCGACCGTGGTCTACGAGGTGCTCAAGACCGACGGCAGCGTGATCCCGATGGACAACCCGTCCAAGCTGCCGCCGTTGAACAACGTGGAGGAGATCCGCGAGCCGATCATCCGCGCCAACATCCTCACCCCGCCGGACTACGTCGGCAACATCATCACCCTGTGCGAGGAAAAGCGCGGCAGCCAGATCGGCATCAACTATCTGGGCAGCCAGGTGCAGATCAGCTACGAACTGCCGATGGCCGAAGTGGTGCTGGATTTCTTCGACAAGCTCAAGTCGGTGTCGCGCGGCTACGCCTCGCTGGACTACCACTTCCTGCGCTTCGACGCCGGCCCGTTCGTGCGCGTGGATACGCTGATCAACGGCGACAAGGTCGATGCGCTGTCGATCATCGTGCACCGCAGCCATGCCGACCGGCGTGGCCGCGAGCTGTGCGAGAAGATGAAGGAGCTGATCCCGCGGCAGATGTTCGATGTGGCGATCCAGGCCGCGGTCGGCTCGCAGATCATCTCGCGCAGCACGGTCAAGGCGATGCGCAAGAACGTGCTGGCCAAATGCTATGGTGGCGACGTGTCGCGCAAGAAGAAGCTTCTGGAAAAGCAGAAGGAAGGCAAGAAACGCATGAAGCAGGTCGGCCGCGTGGAGATCCCGCAGGAAGCCTTCCTGGCTGTGCTGCAGATGGATAAGTAG
- the lepB gene encoding signal peptidase I, with translation MKWFEIALVVLTFATGIVWLLDKLFFAKRRAARAGLLDTEPVLVDYSRAFFPVLAVVLILRSFVAEPYKIPSSSMMPNLLVGDFILVNKFAYGFRLPITNQKVIPTSEPKRGDVVVFKPPHKPDENWIKRVIGLPGDRIGFHGDTLYINGTPMKYQVRGEYVGKGKGAEMTGATLLTEYLPGRTHTELEWLDRNNPAGQGDWVVPAGQYFVMGDNRDNSEDSRFWTQTHFLPEENLRGKAFLVWLNCEGWFCSGSFDPSRIGTGIQ, from the coding sequence ATGAAATGGTTTGAAATCGCGCTGGTGGTCCTGACCTTCGCCACCGGCATCGTCTGGTTGCTGGACAAGCTGTTCTTCGCCAAGCGCCGCGCCGCGCGCGCCGGCCTGCTCGACACCGAGCCGGTGCTCGTGGATTACTCGCGCGCGTTCTTCCCGGTGCTGGCGGTGGTGCTGATTCTGCGCAGCTTCGTCGCCGAGCCGTACAAGATTCCGTCCAGCTCGATGATGCCGAACCTGCTGGTCGGCGATTTCATCCTGGTCAACAAGTTCGCCTACGGCTTCCGCCTGCCGATCACCAACCAGAAGGTGATCCCGACCAGCGAGCCCAAGCGCGGCGACGTGGTGGTGTTCAAGCCGCCGCACAAGCCGGACGAGAACTGGATCAAGCGCGTCATCGGCCTGCCCGGCGACCGCATCGGCTTCCACGGCGATACCCTGTACATCAACGGCACGCCGATGAAGTACCAGGTCCGCGGCGAGTACGTCGGCAAGGGCAAGGGCGCGGAGATGACCGGCGCCACGCTGCTCACCGAATACCTGCCGGGCCGCACCCATACCGAACTGGAGTGGCTGGACCGCAACAATCCGGCCGGCCAGGGCGATTGGGTGGTGCCGGCGGGGCAGTATTTCGTGATGGGCGACAATCGCGATAATAGCGAGGACAGCCGCTTCTGGACCCAGACCCACTTCCTGCCCGAAGAGAATCTGCGCGGCAAGGCGTTCCTGGTCTGGCTCAATTGCGAAGGCTGGTTCTGCAGCGGCAGTTTCGATCCCTCGCGGATCGGGACCGGCATCCAGTGA
- a CDS encoding DUF4845 domain-containing protein: MKHKQSGMTLTSFVIVLAVVGFFAYIGMKLFPMYLEYYAVRSAMKGLAAEPGSANMDPAQAKTLLFRRLDINNSDNVQPDDVKFERMDSGWKMHVAYEVRKPLVANLDVVGKFDITQDLTTRGGE; this comes from the coding sequence ATGAAGCACAAGCAAAGCGGCATGACCTTGACCTCGTTCGTGATCGTGCTGGCGGTGGTCGGATTCTTCGCCTACATCGGCATGAAGCTGTTCCCGATGTACCTGGAGTACTACGCGGTGCGCTCTGCGATGAAGGGCCTGGCCGCCGAGCCGGGCAGCGCCAACATGGATCCGGCGCAGGCCAAGACGCTGTTGTTCCGCCGCCTGGACATCAACAACTCCGACAACGTGCAGCCGGACGACGTCAAGTTCGAGCGCATGGATTCGGGCTGGAAGATGCACGTGGCCTACGAAGTGCGCAAGCCGCTGGTCGCCAACCTGGACGTGGTCGGCAAGTTCGACATCACCCAGGACCTGACGACGCGCGGTGGCGAGTAA
- the rnc gene encoding ribonuclease III has translation MASKTILRGDRIGHRFADPQLLAQALTHRSAGAPHNERLEFLGDSIVNQLIAEALYRRWPKADEGALTRARAELVREASLAGIGRQLELGERLTLGPGEMKSGGHRRDSILADAVEAVVAAIYLDAGFEACRAVILPWFETALAALPVGKAEKDAKTRLQEWLQARQRALPVYELISETGDDHAKLFRVRCVLAEPALVTEGEGTSRRLAEQQAAAAAIEQLDSSK, from the coding sequence GTGGCGAGTAAAACGATCCTGCGCGGCGACCGTATCGGTCACCGCTTCGCCGACCCGCAGCTGCTGGCGCAGGCGCTGACCCATCGCAGCGCCGGCGCGCCGCACAACGAGCGGCTGGAATTCCTCGGCGACAGCATCGTCAACCAGCTGATCGCCGAGGCGCTGTACCGGCGCTGGCCCAAGGCCGACGAAGGCGCGCTGACCCGCGCCCGCGCCGAACTGGTGCGCGAGGCCTCGCTGGCCGGCATCGGCCGCCAGCTGGAGCTGGGCGAGCGGCTGACCCTGGGGCCGGGGGAGATGAAGTCCGGCGGGCATCGCCGCGATTCGATCCTGGCCGACGCGGTCGAGGCGGTGGTCGCGGCGATCTATCTGGACGCCGGTTTCGAGGCCTGCCGTGCGGTGATCCTGCCCTGGTTCGAGACGGCGTTGGCCGCACTGCCGGTGGGCAAGGCCGAGAAGGACGCCAAGACCCGCCTGCAGGAATGGCTGCAGGCCCGGCAGCGGGCCCTGCCGGTGTACGAACTGATCAGCGAAACCGGCGACGACCACGCCAAGCTATTCCGGGTACGCTGCGTACTCGCCGAGCCTGCCCTCGTCACCGAGGGCGAGGGCACCTCGCGACGACTGGCCGAACAACAGGCCGCCGCCGCCGCCATCGAGCAACTGGATTCGAGCAAGTGA
- the era gene encoding GTPase Era: MNEQAPPYRSGSVAVIGRPNVGKSTLTNALVGAKVSIVSNRPQTTRHRLLGIASFPEGQLVLVDTPGLHREQKRAMNRVMNRAARGSLEGVDAGLLVIEAGRWDDEDTLAFNVLSDSGIPVVLVVNKVDRLKDKAVLLPFLQQVSDGRSFAAVHPISALKRKGLEALVRDLLGLVPEAPAMFGEDEITDRSQRFLAGELVREQLMRQLGEELPYATTVEIERFAEDGALLRIGAVIWVEREGQKAIVIGKGGTRLKDIGAKARQQMERLFGAKVFLETWVRVREGWSDDEAALKAFGYGE; this comes from the coding sequence GTGAACGAGCAAGCGCCCCCTTACCGCAGCGGCAGCGTGGCCGTGATCGGCCGCCCCAACGTGGGCAAGTCCACCCTGACCAACGCCCTGGTGGGCGCCAAGGTCAGCATCGTCTCCAACCGGCCGCAGACCACCCGGCACCGCTTGCTGGGCATCGCCAGCTTCCCGGAAGGGCAACTGGTGCTGGTCGACACCCCCGGCCTGCACCGCGAGCAGAAGCGCGCGATGAACCGGGTCATGAACCGCGCCGCGCGCGGCTCGCTGGAAGGCGTGGACGCCGGCCTGCTGGTGATCGAGGCCGGGCGCTGGGACGACGAGGACACGCTGGCGTTCAACGTGCTCAGCGATTCCGGCATCCCGGTGGTGCTGGTGGTGAACAAGGTCGACCGGCTCAAGGACAAGGCCGTGCTGCTGCCGTTCCTGCAGCAGGTCAGCGATGGCCGCAGCTTCGCCGCGGTGCATCCGATCTCCGCGCTCAAGCGCAAGGGCCTGGAAGCGCTGGTGCGCGACCTGCTGGGGCTGGTACCGGAAGCCCCGGCGATGTTCGGCGAGGACGAGATCACCGACCGCAGCCAGCGCTTCCTGGCCGGCGAACTGGTCCGCGAGCAGCTGATGCGCCAGCTCGGCGAAGAGCTGCCGTATGCGACCACGGTGGAGATCGAGCGCTTCGCCGAAGACGGCGCGCTGCTGCGCATCGGCGCGGTGATCTGGGTCGAGCGCGAAGGCCAGAAGGCGATCGTGATCGGCAAGGGCGGCACCCGCCTGAAGGACATCGGCGCCAAGGCCCGGCAGCAGATGGAGCGCCTGTTCGGCGCCAAGGTGTTCCTGGAGACCTGGGTGCGGGTGCGCGAGGGCTGGTCGGACGACGAGGCGGCGTTGAAGGCGTTCGGGTACGGGGAGTAA